A segment of the Aridibaculum aurantiacum genome:
GTTATGCTTAATGATGATTGTTTGCTTTGCCAGGTACACCTTTTCCTGCGCATAACTAGTTGAGATGCAACACCCGCATCTATGCTTTGCAAATCCTCCTAAGCACATCCGCTGATTTTTTTAATGAATGCTAATACGAACTATGACAAGAGGAAACATTTTATTGATCGCCTTGCTGGCGCTGTTCACTACAGCATGTAGTAAAAAAGATATCACTAGCGGCACAGGTGGTGGCGGCGGTAACACAGGTACTACTTTCAACCCGGTTAATGAAACGGCTTATGCTTTTCCTGGTGCCGAAGGTTTTGGAAGAAACACCACCGGCGGAAGAGGTGGCAGTGTTATAGAAGTTACCAGCCTTGCTGATAATGGGCCCGGCACTTTACGTGCGGCAATTACTGCATCAGGACCAAGGATCGTTGTGTTCAAAGTAGCAGGTCGTATCAAACTAGAATCTCCTCTTACTATTCGTAATGGCGATCTTACCATTGCTGGTCAGACTGCTCCTGGAGAAGGAATTACCATTACCAACTATACCGTTAACATCAGCGCCGATAATATCATCATCCGTTACTTGCGGTTCAGGTTGGGTGATGAAAATAGGGTAGAGGATGATGCGCTTACCGGTAGAAACAGGCAAAATATCATCGTTGACCATTGTTCGCTTAGTTGGGGAGTAGATGAGATAGGAAGCTTTTATGATATTAAGAACCTAACCATTCAGTGGTCAATCTTCAGCGAAAGTTTGTACCGCTCTGTTCATAGCAAAGGCGACCATGGATATGGTGGAATTTGGGGTGGACAAGGAGCTACTTTCCATCACAATCTACTGGCGCATCATAGTAATCGTAATCCTCGCATCAATGGCAGCAGGTACTCTAACCAACCAGCACTGGAGATAGTTGATTTTAGAAACAATGTGATCTTTAACTGGGGCTTCAATTCCATATATGGTGGTGAAGGTGGAAATACCAACATTGTAAACAACTACTACCGTCCAGGTCCGGCTACTTCTTCAGGAGCTGTTCAATATCGTATACTGCAGTACACAGGTTATTATGTAGATAGAAATGTTCGTCCGGATACTTTATACGGTGGTAAATTCTATGTAGATGGAAACCATGTACACGGAAATGCGAATGTGTCAGCTGATAACTGGACGCTGGGTGTACAAAGAGATAATACTGCAACTGCTGCACAGGTAGCGGCTGCAAGAATGAATTCACCATTTACTTTTGCGCCCGTTAGTACACAACCTGCTGTAGAAGCTTATGATTCTGTACTGGCAAAAGTGGGAGCTAACAAACCAGTTCGTGATGCTATTGATGCTCGCATTATAAATGAAGTAAGAACAGGAACCGTAACATATGGTGGTGCTTATGATAGCCGTGTGGGTGGAAGAAAATCTGGTATCATTGACTCACAAGTAACCGTTGGAGGTTTTCTTAACCATGCTTCAGCTACACCACCTGTAGATACTGATAAAGATGGTATGCCGGATGCATGGGAAATAAGCAAAGGCCTCAATCCTAACGATGCATCTGATGCAAGACGGTATAACCTGAGCACTGGTTATACAAACGTGGAAGTGTATATCAATAGCTTATAATAGCACATATATATAAAGAACGTAAGCCTGGCAATTGCCAGGCTTTTTTTGTACTTAAAAAGCTCTTTCCTTCTGCTAAAAATCCAGGACATAAAAAAGCCATCCGGTGAGGGATGGCATTTGATATAAAGAAGTTCAAGATTAATTGTCTTTGTCGTAGCTAAGTCCAGCAGAAAGATATTCCGCATTCATCCTTGCAATGTTAGTTAACCTGATCTCTTTTGGACAAGCTGCTTCGCAAGCACCAATGTTGGTACAAGCTCCAAAGCCTTCTTTGTCCATTTGAGCAACCATGTTTAGTACACGTGTTTTCTTCTCTGGTGCGCCTTGTGGCAACAGGGCCAGGTGAGAAACTTTAGCCGAAACGAATAGCATAGCCGAAGCATTTTTACATGCCGCTACACAAGCACCACAGCTAATGCAAGCTGCAGCAGCAAACGATTTATCAGCATTCTCTTTTTCAACCGGGATAGCATTACCATCCACAGCATTACCAGTGTTGACACTGATATATCCACCAGCCTGTACAATGCGATCAAAAGCTGAGCGGTCTACCACCAGGTCTTTTACAACCGGGAATGCATTTGCTCTCCATGGTTCTACCACGATGGTCTCACCATTTTTAAAAGCACGCATGTGTAGCTGGCAAACAGTAGTAGCCTGCCAAGGACCATGCGGTTTACCATTAATATACATTGAGCACGAGCCACAAATCCCTTCGCGGCAATCGTGGTCAAAAGCAATAGGTTCTTTGCCTTCAACGATCAGCTGTTCGTTCAAAACATCAATCATCTCAAGAAAAGACATTTCAGTAGATATGTCTTTCACCTGGTAAGTTTCAAAAGCTCCTTTTGAATTGATATTCTTTTGACGCCAGATTTTGAGCGTCAGGTTCATATTGTAATGTTCCATGCTAATTCGGCAATTTGATAAGTGACAACTGGAGATTTGATCTTAATGGTAAACCAGTGCAGTTTGTCTATACCCGATTTTAAAATTTTATTTATAAGAACGTTGAGAAGGCTTCACAACATCATACACCAGATCCTCTTTGTGAAGTTTCCAGGTATCTCCTGCATGTTCCCATGCTGCTACATACATATAGTTAGCATCGTCACGCAGTGCTTCACCTTCTTCAGTTTGGAATTCCTCGCGGAAGTGACCACCACAGCTTTCATTCCTGTTCAAAGCATCCATACACATCAGTTCGCCTAGTTCTATGAAATCGGCTACACGGTTTGCTTTATCCAACTCAGGATTGAACTCGTTGATCTCGCCAGGGATTTTTACATCTCTCCAGAACTCTTCACGTAGTTGCTGTATTTCTTTTATAGCTTGTAAAAGTCCTTCTGCATTACGCGCCATACCACATTTATCCCACATTATCTTTCCAAGGCGCTTGTGGAAGCTTTCAACAGTCTGCGTTCCTTTAATGCTCATAAGCCTTTTGATGCGGTCATCTACATCTTTCTCAGCCGCTACAAAAGCAGGATGATCAACAGGTACAGCAGCATTGCGTATTTCATCAGCCAGGTAATTACCTATGGTATACGGAATGACAAAATACCCATCGGCTAAACCTTGCATAAGTGCTGATGCACCCAAACGGTTAGCACCATGATCGCTGAAGTTAGCTTCACCCAATGCGTACAAACCCGGTACAGTGGTCATCAGTTCATAATCCACCCACAATCCACCCATGGTATAGTGAACAGCAGGATAAATACGCATCGGCATTTCATATGGGTTCTCACCTGTTATCTTTTCATACATGTCAAACAGGTTACCATATTTCTCTTTCACAACCTCTTTACCCATGGCGATGATGGCATTGAGATCCGCATTTGCCATATTCTTTTTACCTGCTTCTATTCGGCCATACCGCTCGATAGCCGCAGCATAATCAAGATAAACCGCCTGGCGCGATGTACCAACACCGAAACCTGCGTCACATCTTTCTTTAGCTGCCCTTGAAGCTACGTCACGTGGTACCAGGTTACCAAAAGCAGGATACCTTCTTTCCAGGTAATAATCTCTTTCGTCTTCTGGTATTTCGCTGGCCTTACGTGTATCATTTTGTTTTTTAGGAACCCAGATACGACCATCATTACGCAAGCTCTCACTCATTAGCGTAAGCTTACTCTGGTGCTCACCACTTACGGGTATACAAGTAGGGTGTATCTGCGTCATACAAGGATTACCAAAGAAGGCTCCTTTTTTATGCGCTTTCCAGGCAGCTGTTACATTGCTACCCATTGCATTTGTAGAAAGGTAAAATACGTTTCCATAACCACCACTGCAGATAAGTACAGCGTGGCCACTATGTCTTTCAAGTTTACCTGTAATTAGGTTACGTGCTATTATACCACGTGCTTTACCATCTACCAATACTACCTCCAGCATTTCGTGGCGGTTGTACATCTTCACATTTCCCAGTGCTACCTGCCTTTCCAACGATTGGTAAGCACCTATCAACAACTGCTGACCAGTTTGGCCTGCAGCATAAAAAGTACGTTGTACTTGCGTACCACCAAACGAACGGTTGCTTAGCAATCCGCCATATTCACGTGCAAAAGGAACACCTTGTGCCACGCATTGGTCAATGATGTTTCCGCTTACTTCAGCAAGGCGGTGAACATTGGCCTCTCTTGCACGGTAGTCACCACCTTTAATGGTGTCATAAAACAAACGGAATACACTGTCACCGTCGTTCTGGTAATTTTTTGCAGCATTGATACCACCTTGTGCAGCAATACTGTGCGCCCTGCGCGGGCTATCGTGAAAAGAGAATGCTTTTACTTTATAACCTAACTCACCCAATGATGCAGCTGCAGAAGCACCCGCAAGCCCTGTTCCGATTACTATTATTTCCAGCTTACGTTTGTTGGCAGGGTTAACCAACTTGCAATGACCTTTGTAATCCGTCCATTTACTTTCTAAAGGTCCTGCAGGAATTTTTGCATCTAACATTTCTTTCAATTTGAGAATTTGAAAATTCGAAAATGTGCTAATAGATTTTGGTAGCCATCATTTTCTCTTCCATCAACATCGTTGTGTCACTCACTTGTACATTTTGATCTTTATTCAGCAAGCATCTCCTCATATTCAAAATCACAAATTGCTGAATGTTCAGACAAGTACTTATTTTACCCAACCCAGGTACATGCTTATAGGCATCATGGCAAAGGCTGCACATACAACTATTGAGAAGCCACGACCTAACATACGAAGCATAATCAAGTACCGATTGTTATGAATACCTATTGTTCTGAAAGCACTTTCAAAACCATGCATTAAATGATAGGCAAGAGAAATACAACCAAGAACATAAAGTATTACTACGACTGGACTTTGAAATACCTCGACCATTTTAGCATACAGGTTATGGTATTCTGAACCTAGAGCTGATTCGTAATGTATAACCTGCAGCTCTTCTACACCACCTATACCACCTAGGCGAGAAGGTACCCAGAAGTGCCAGATGTGCATTATCAAAAACAACAGGATCAGCGTACCTAGTAATCCCATGCTACGGCTGTACCATTTGCTACCGCGGTTACCATAGTCTACAGCATAACCAACTTTTCTCCTGCTATTGTTTTCTACAGTAAGCAGGTAACCCTGGATGATATGAAGGATGATACCGGCAAACAAACCGATCTCCATCAATCTTATCACTAACATAGATCCCATGAAGTTAGCACCGGCATTAAACATGCGTCCGCCATCATTTGCCCAAATAGTGGCATTCAAGCCAACGTGTACAATCAGGAATAGAATAAGAGAAATACCTGTGAGAGCCATTACAAACTTCTTCCCGATAGAAGAAGTGAACATTTGCTTGAATGTCATAAAGCAACTTTAGTTTTAAAATCGGTGCAAAGTTAGCACACGAACGTAAGCAAAAACTTTTTGTGTTAAATAATTTTAAGCATCATGTTGTACCAGATAATAACAATATTTACTATGAAGGGTTCACATAAAATAAATATTCCTTCTGTTCAGTAAAAAAGCATTTTAAGAAG
Coding sequences within it:
- a CDS encoding pectate lyase, which codes for MTRGNILLIALLALFTTACSKKDITSGTGGGGGNTGTTFNPVNETAYAFPGAEGFGRNTTGGRGGSVIEVTSLADNGPGTLRAAITASGPRIVVFKVAGRIKLESPLTIRNGDLTIAGQTAPGEGITITNYTVNISADNIIIRYLRFRLGDENRVEDDALTGRNRQNIIVDHCSLSWGVDEIGSFYDIKNLTIQWSIFSESLYRSVHSKGDHGYGGIWGGQGATFHHNLLAHHSNRNPRINGSRYSNQPALEIVDFRNNVIFNWGFNSIYGGEGGNTNIVNNYYRPGPATSSGAVQYRILQYTGYYVDRNVRPDTLYGGKFYVDGNHVHGNANVSADNWTLGVQRDNTATAAQVAAARMNSPFTFAPVSTQPAVEAYDSVLAKVGANKPVRDAIDARIINEVRTGTVTYGGAYDSRVGGRKSGIIDSQVTVGGFLNHASATPPVDTDKDGMPDAWEISKGLNPNDASDARRYNLSTGYTNVEVYINSL
- a CDS encoding succinate dehydrogenase/fumarate reductase iron-sulfur subunit, which produces MEHYNMNLTLKIWRQKNINSKGAFETYQVKDISTEMSFLEMIDVLNEQLIVEGKEPIAFDHDCREGICGSCSMYINGKPHGPWQATTVCQLHMRAFKNGETIVVEPWRANAFPVVKDLVVDRSAFDRIVQAGGYISVNTGNAVDGNAIPVEKENADKSFAAAACISCGACVAACKNASAMLFVSAKVSHLALLPQGAPEKKTRVLNMVAQMDKEGFGACTNIGACEAACPKEIRLTNIARMNAEYLSAGLSYDKDN
- a CDS encoding fumarate reductase/succinate dehydrogenase flavoprotein subunit, with protein sequence MLDAKIPAGPLESKWTDYKGHCKLVNPANKRKLEIIVIGTGLAGASAAASLGELGYKVKAFSFHDSPRRAHSIAAQGGINAAKNYQNDGDSVFRLFYDTIKGGDYRAREANVHRLAEVSGNIIDQCVAQGVPFAREYGGLLSNRSFGGTQVQRTFYAAGQTGQQLLIGAYQSLERQVALGNVKMYNRHEMLEVVLVDGKARGIIARNLITGKLERHSGHAVLICSGGYGNVFYLSTNAMGSNVTAAWKAHKKGAFFGNPCMTQIHPTCIPVSGEHQSKLTLMSESLRNDGRIWVPKKQNDTRKASEIPEDERDYYLERRYPAFGNLVPRDVASRAAKERCDAGFGVGTSRQAVYLDYAAAIERYGRIEAGKKNMANADLNAIIAMGKEVVKEKYGNLFDMYEKITGENPYEMPMRIYPAVHYTMGGLWVDYELMTTVPGLYALGEANFSDHGANRLGASALMQGLADGYFVIPYTIGNYLADEIRNAAVPVDHPAFVAAEKDVDDRIKRLMSIKGTQTVESFHKRLGKIMWDKCGMARNAEGLLQAIKEIQQLREEFWRDVKIPGEINEFNPELDKANRVADFIELGELMCMDALNRNESCGGHFREEFQTEEGEALRDDANYMYVAAWEHAGDTWKLHKEDLVYDVVKPSQRSYK
- a CDS encoding succinate dehydrogenase cytochrome b subunit, which translates into the protein MTFKQMFTSSIGKKFVMALTGISLILFLIVHVGLNATIWANDGGRMFNAGANFMGSMLVIRLMEIGLFAGIILHIIQGYLLTVENNSRRKVGYAVDYGNRGSKWYSRSMGLLGTLILLFLIMHIWHFWVPSRLGGIGGVEELQVIHYESALGSEYHNLYAKMVEVFQSPVVVILYVLGCISLAYHLMHGFESAFRTIGIHNNRYLIMLRMLGRGFSIVVCAAFAMMPISMYLGWVK